The Flaviramulus sp. BrNp1-15 genome has a window encoding:
- a CDS encoding nucleoside permease encodes MKKSTQFQLSFMMFLEFFIWGGWFVTLGSFLGNNLSATGAETGMAYSTQSWGAIIAPFIIGLIADRFFNAEKILGILHLIGAFLMYQMSQSTEFGAFYPYVLGYMIAYMPTLALVNSVSFNQMNDPAKQFPLVRVWGTIGWIVAGLLISFAFKWDSIENIGQGMLSNTFTMVAIASAILGVFSFTLPKTPPKVSKDEKVTISDILGLDALKLLKDRNFLVFFVSSVLICIPLAFYYQNISPFLTEYKVENSTAWASLGQISEVGFMLLLPFFFKKYGFKKTIIFGMLAWAIRYALFAFGNAGDLFFMLVIGIALHGICYDFFFVSGQIYTDSKAGDKVKSAAQGLITLATYGVGMLVGFWVAGQIVDKNVLADGAHSWLDIWEFPALFALGVLVFFAIVFKNEKVEYKDA; translated from the coding sequence ATGAAAAAATCAACTCAATTTCAATTGTCTTTTATGATGTTTCTGGAATTCTTCATTTGGGGAGGATGGTTTGTTACTTTAGGTTCCTTTTTAGGAAACAACTTAAGTGCTACAGGAGCAGAAACTGGAATGGCATATTCTACACAATCTTGGGGAGCTATTATAGCACCTTTTATTATTGGTTTAATTGCAGATAGGTTTTTTAATGCTGAAAAAATTCTGGGAATCTTACATTTAATAGGTGCATTTTTAATGTATCAAATGTCTCAATCTACCGAATTTGGAGCGTTTTACCCATATGTATTAGGTTACATGATTGCTTATATGCCAACATTAGCTTTAGTAAATTCGGTATCATTCAATCAAATGAATGACCCCGCAAAACAATTTCCATTGGTACGTGTTTGGGGAACAATTGGTTGGATTGTAGCTGGTTTATTAATTAGTTTTGCATTTAAATGGGATTCTATTGAAAACATAGGTCAAGGTATGTTATCTAACACCTTTACAATGGTTGCAATAGCTTCTGCTATATTGGGTGTTTTTAGTTTTACATTGCCAAAAACACCTCCAAAAGTTTCAAAAGATGAAAAAGTAACTATTAGTGATATTTTAGGTTTGGATGCTTTAAAGCTTTTAAAAGACAGAAACTTTTTAGTGTTTTTTGTATCCTCAGTTTTAATATGCATCCCACTTGCTTTTTACTACCAAAACATAAGTCCGTTTTTAACAGAATATAAAGTTGAAAATTCTACGGCATGGGCGTCTTTAGGCCAGATTTCCGAAGTAGGTTTTATGCTGTTATTACCATTCTTTTTTAAGAAATATGGTTTCAAAAAAACTATCATATTTGGTATGTTAGCATGGGCAATTCGCTATGCATTGTTCGCTTTTGGTAATGCAGGAGATTTATTTTTTATGCTGGTAATAGGAATTGCATTACATGGTATTTGTTATGATTTCTTCTTTGTTTCAGGACAAATTTATACCGATTCTAAAGCAGGTGATAAAGTAAAAAGTGCAGCACAAGGCTTAATTACATTAGCAACTTATGGTGTTGGTATGTTAGTTGGTTTCTGGGTGGCAGGACAAATAGTAGATAAAAATGTATTGGCAGATGGCGCTCATAGTTGGTTAGATATATGGGAGTTTCCAGCATTATTTGCTTTAGGTGTACTTGTGTTTTTTGCCATAGTATTTAAAAACGAAAAAGTAGAATATAAAGACGCATAA
- a CDS encoding helix-turn-helix transcriptional regulator, whose amino-acid sequence MYKRITPFEADGIVYQADTCLPLIDAVKRKKLKFKALARYTYPGDRLTDDTIGLNSVGYWDANEPQDWGLDWHRNEGIEIHFLESGTMPYAQQNDEMELLPNYLTITRPWEAHKVGNPSIGMGKFYWVILDLDVRRPHQNWVWPDWIMLAPADLEKLTIILRHNEKILWKADKRIRDCFQRIGKAVDTDVNGNNSSRIRLLINYLLILLLDLLVEDEVELNEQLTDSSRSVKLFLNELDNNLSEAWTIEDMAKSAGVGLTRFTYHCKQLTNLTPMRYLMMKRLKMSKDILAGDEKISIAEVAFTCGFSTSQYFSTVFKKHEKCTPIEYRQKHTLLV is encoded by the coding sequence ATGTACAAAAGAATAACACCCTTTGAAGCAGATGGAATTGTTTATCAAGCAGACACTTGCTTGCCTTTAATTGATGCTGTAAAAAGAAAAAAACTGAAATTTAAAGCACTTGCTAGATATACATATCCAGGAGATCGTTTAACAGATGATACAATTGGTTTGAATAGTGTTGGGTATTGGGATGCAAATGAGCCGCAAGATTGGGGTTTAGATTGGCATAGAAATGAAGGTATTGAAATTCATTTTTTAGAATCAGGAACTATGCCTTACGCGCAACAGAATGATGAAATGGAGCTCTTGCCTAACTACCTAACCATAACTAGACCATGGGAAGCGCATAAAGTAGGTAACCCTTCTATTGGTATGGGGAAGTTTTATTGGGTTATTTTAGACTTAGATGTTAGAAGACCACACCAGAATTGGGTTTGGCCAGATTGGATTATGCTTGCACCCGCAGATTTGGAAAAACTTACCATAATATTAAGGCATAATGAGAAAATTTTATGGAAAGCCGATAAGCGAATACGAGACTGTTTTCAAAGAATAGGTAAAGCTGTTGATACAGATGTTAATGGCAATAACTCTTCTAGAATAAGGCTTTTAATTAATTATTTGTTAATACTACTTTTAGATTTGTTAGTAGAGGATGAGGTAGAACTAAATGAACAACTTACAGATAGTTCTAGAAGTGTCAAGTTGTTTTTAAATGAATTGGATAATAATTTATCTGAAGCATGGACTATTGAAGACATGGCAAAATCGGCAGGCGTTGGTTTAACAAGGTTTACATATCATTGTAAACAGTTAACAAATTTAACTCCAATGCGATATTTAATGATGAAACGCCTCAAAATGTCTAAAGATATTTTGGCTGGAGATGAGAAAATAAGTATTGCAGAAGTGGCCTTTACTTGTGGTTTTTCAACTAGTCAATATTTTTCAACTGTTTTTAAAAAACATGAGAAATGTACACCAATAGAGTATAGGCAAAAACACACTTTATTGGTTTAA
- a CDS encoding Gfo/Idh/MocA family protein codes for MSNKIRLGILGGGGDSLIGVLHRIASSMYDKYQIVGGVFNPVWEENIGFAEKIDLPTNRIYKDFDTLVEEELKLPVEERMQIISVLTPNFLHFPMAKKLLENGFNVICEKPMTTTYEEAKILHATLKKSKTIFAITYTYTGYPMVRQMREMILNGELGNIQRIDAQYYQGWINPIIHNKEERKNTWRLDPEKGGISCCIGDIGTHAFDMLEYVSGLRIESILADLNYLYSDNNMDVDGTVLLRCSNKAKGVICTSQIASGEENSFIVKVYGDKAGLKWEQENPNFLYMVEDGKPLRVLKPGHSYNSELCLDGSKLPPGHPEGIFDSMGNIYNGIAKAINNEPYNHGEFPTIIDGVRGMNFIEKVVESHQKGNVWVNIENVE; via the coding sequence ATGAGTAATAAAATTAGATTAGGAATTTTAGGAGGTGGAGGTGATTCGCTTATTGGGGTGTTGCATCGAATAGCTTCGTCAATGTACGATAAATACCAAATTGTAGGTGGTGTTTTTAATCCTGTTTGGGAAGAAAATATAGGCTTTGCAGAAAAAATAGATTTACCAACAAACAGAATTTATAAAGATTTTGACACACTGGTTGAAGAAGAATTAAAGTTGCCTGTTGAAGAAAGGATGCAAATCATATCGGTGCTTACGCCAAATTTTCTTCATTTTCCAATGGCAAAAAAACTATTGGAAAACGGGTTTAATGTTATTTGTGAAAAACCTATGACAACCACTTACGAAGAAGCTAAAATTTTACATGCTACTTTAAAAAAATCTAAAACCATTTTTGCAATTACCTACACCTACACAGGTTATCCTATGGTGCGTCAAATGCGAGAAATGATTTTAAATGGTGAGTTGGGGAATATTCAAAGAATAGATGCGCAATATTACCAAGGTTGGATAAATCCTATTATTCATAATAAAGAAGAAAGAAAAAATACATGGAGACTCGATCCTGAAAAAGGCGGTATTAGTTGCTGTATTGGTGATATTGGAACACATGCTTTTGATATGCTCGAATATGTTTCAGGATTAAGAATAGAATCGATTTTGGCAGACTTAAATTATCTGTATTCTGATAATAACATGGATGTAGATGGAACTGTTTTACTACGTTGTAGTAACAAAGCTAAAGGTGTTATTTGCACAAGCCAGATTGCATCTGGTGAAGAAAATAGTTTTATAGTAAAAGTTTACGGTGATAAAGCAGGTTTAAAATGGGAGCAGGAAAATCCTAATTTTCTTTATATGGTTGAAGATGGTAAACCGCTTCGAGTTTTAAAACCAGGACATTCTTATAATTCCGAATTGTGTTTAGATGGCTCAAAACTTCCTCCTGGGCATCCAGAAGGTATTTTTGATTCTATGGGCAATATTTATAATGGAATAGCCAAGGCTATAAATAATGAACCTTACAATCATGGTGAATTCCCAACCATTATTGATGGAGTAAGGGGTATGAATTTTATTGAAAAAGTAGTAGAATCTCACCAAAAAGGAAATGTTTGGGTAAATATTGAAAATGTAGAATAA
- a CDS encoding sugar phosphate isomerase/epimerase, with protein MKPIINSQKIMFAFLSLSLIFFVACGNSKKEKTEEKQVVVEGQKAPFFKLSIAQWSLHKFVREENGSPFLFASQAKEMGFEGVEYVNQLYNDEIEKLGFDTVIDSLKKVSDSQGIRNVLIMIDHEGDLADPDEEKRNLAVENHKKWVDAAQKLGCHSIRVNTFGTNDPEVWKESVVDGLRKLSEYAATKNINVLCENHGWLSSDADALMQAIADVNMDNCGTLPDFGNWCVKRKDGEQWGECEEEYPDKYKGIEMMLAKADAVSAKSYDFDENGNETTLDYTRILKLVKDAGYTGYIGVEYEGDKLSEKEGILATKALLLKAEKELK; from the coding sequence ATGAAACCAATTATTAATTCACAAAAAATAATGTTTGCCTTTTTATCATTATCGCTCATTTTTTTTGTGGCCTGTGGAAATAGTAAAAAAGAAAAAACTGAAGAGAAACAAGTTGTTGTTGAAGGCCAAAAAGCACCATTTTTTAAACTATCAATAGCACAATGGTCTTTGCATAAATTTGTAAGAGAAGAAAATGGAAGTCCGTTTTTATTTGCCTCACAAGCTAAAGAAATGGGTTTTGAGGGTGTGGAATATGTAAACCAGTTGTATAATGATGAAATCGAAAAATTAGGATTTGATACTGTAATAGATTCTTTAAAAAAGGTTAGTGATTCTCAAGGCATTAGAAACGTACTTATTATGATAGATCATGAAGGTGATTTAGCAGATCCAGACGAGGAAAAAAGAAATCTTGCTGTAGAAAATCATAAAAAATGGGTTGATGCAGCACAAAAATTAGGTTGCCACTCTATTAGAGTAAATACATTTGGTACGAACGATCCTGAAGTATGGAAAGAATCTGTTGTTGATGGATTGAGAAAATTATCAGAATATGCTGCAACCAAAAACATTAATGTTTTATGTGAGAATCACGGTTGGTTATCATCTGATGCTGATGCTTTAATGCAGGCTATTGCAGATGTTAATATGGATAACTGTGGAACATTGCCAGATTTTGGAAACTGGTGTGTTAAGCGTAAAGACGGAGAGCAATGGGGCGAATGTGAAGAAGAGTATCCAGATAAATATAAAGGTATTGAAATGATGCTTGCCAAGGCAGATGCTGTTAGCGCAAAGTCTTATGATTTTGATGAAAACGGAAATGAAACTACACTAGATTATACAAGAATTTTAAAATTAGTTAAAGACGCAGGGTATACTGGGTATATTGGTGTAGAATATGAAGGGGATAAGTTGTCAGAAAAAGAAGGAATACTAGCTACAAAAGCACTTTTGTTAAAAGCAGAAAAGGAATTGAAATAA